One Nitrospira sp. genomic window, GGTGCTCAACCACGTCACCATGGAAGTCCAGGATGCACTGGCGTCATTGACTGCAGCCAAAGAACAGGTAGGGATCGCCCAAGCCGGTCTCCAGATGGCGACAAAAGAGCTCGATTTAGCTCGGGAGCGCTATGTCGTCATCACTTCCGCGAGCCACTTTGAACTGACCAATGGACTCTCTGCTGTCGCCCGTGCGAGAGAAAACCTCGTGAATGCCATCTTTCAACTCAACGCCGCCCGCATCAATCTTGCCCGATCGACCGGGAGTCCGATGTCGCTGAATTAGCCGCTCGTTGTCTGACTGACACTCATTGTATAAGCTGGTAGTTGTAGTCAGGGCGTGTATTGTTTTCAGCTAAGGCCTTGCCACATTCGAAAACGGTCTTGTTGGCGTGGAATCATGAGCGTGCTCGCTCGTCCTAACGGTGTACTTGTCGCCCCTGTGACGATAGATATGAGGGTATTTGTGCAATCAAATAGACAGGCGAAGACGAAGCTGGATCATACAGAAAGAGGGTATGATTAGGCGATCATACGAAGGCACAGTTCGAGAGTTGTTCCTGTCGGCACTCTGGTATGCACTGAGAAGTTGCATCGGTGTCTTGATTGATCGACCTCCCAAGGAGGATAATTTGGAGAGGAGGGGTGGTCTATGTCTGTATCCCGAGTTCGAACGGGAATTCTTGCCGCCGGCATTGCTGCACTGCTCCTCCATTTCCCTGCTGAAGGTGCACGGTATTTTCTGTCTCTCGTTCCTCATCAACTATCGACGCCCTTTGAGTTGGAAACCCTTGCGTCGTTAGCACCTGAGACGGTCACCGCTTTCTCACCTCGTGACTCTGATGAATCCGTGTGGAAAGCCGTCAGCACTCGAGTTTTTGGCATGGCACTGATCGGACTGCCGATTTGGTATTTCCTGCAACGTCGGGAGCGTGAAGAAGAGCTTCAGCGGCTCGATGAAGGGTGGGCCGCACGCTTGCATGCACGTAGCGAAGAGCTCATGGCCGTCAACAACGCGCTCGTCAGTGAAGTCTCGAAGCGAATTGATACGGAACAGTCTCTGGAGGCCAACCGACGAGATCTTCGTCTTCTTGCATCCCAACTCCTTCGCCTTCAAGAAGAGGAACGACGACGGATCTCGCGCGATCTGCACGACGATATCAATCAACGACTGGCGCTCTTGTCGATCGACATTGAAATGCTG contains:
- a CDS encoding sensor histidine kinase; amino-acid sequence: MSVSRVRTGILAAGIAALLLHFPAEGARYFLSLVPHQLSTPFELETLASLAPETVTAFSPRDSDESVWKAVSTRVFGMALIGLPIWYFLQRREREEELQRLDEGWAARLHARSEELMAVNNALVSEVSKRIDTEQSLEANRRDLRLLASQLLRLQEEERRRISRDLHDDINQRLALLSIDIEMLERQLSTAAVGTVRTVRSIQNRIVELSESVRRLAYQFHPSILDDLGLPIALRRLIDDFQARTGLDARFISKDIPQHLAQDVVTCLYRVTQEGLANIARHAKAKTVRVELIRVRDGLRLMIHDDGVGFDVNPDDGRRGSLGLLSMKERVSLVVGSFTIDSTPGAGTRICAWVPLKQERV